The Temnothorax longispinosus isolate EJ_2023e chromosome 12, Tlon_JGU_v1, whole genome shotgun sequence genome includes a window with the following:
- the LOC139823386 gene encoding U-scoloptoxin(01)-Cw1a, whose amino-acid sequence MISRYQVIICALLLFGAVLLYETMAQVDGYTPGVDYPIYNSVPFGLTFTCGGKLPGYYADPEARCQVWHWCLPNGRQFSFLCPNGTVFSQTTRVCDWWFKVDCDDSPRLYGNNDELYRDVNGNKI is encoded by the exons ATGATTTCGAGGTATCAAGTAATAATCTGCGCTCTTTTGCTTTTCGGCGCGGTTTTACTGTATGAAACAATGGCG CAAGTGGATGGTTACACACCTGGCGTAGACTATCCAATTTACAATTCGGTGCCGTTCGGACTTACGTTTACCTGTGGAGGGAAGTTACCTGGATATTATGCCGATCCCGAGGCCAGATGTCAG GTGTGGCATTGGTGCTTGCCAAATGGACGTCAGTTCAGTTTTCTCTGCCCGAACGGTACAGTTTTTAGTCAAACCACTCGCGTTTGTGACTGGTGGTTTAAG gTCGACTGCGATGATTCACCGAGACTTTACGGTAACAACGACGAGCTTTACAGAGACGTGAATGGAAATAAGATCTAA